DNA sequence from the Thermodesulfobacteriota bacterium genome:
CGCGGTCATAAGGGCCGTGGTTAAGAAGGGGACCACGCTGGGCTACGAGTTTACGGGGATAAAGGACGGCTGGAAGGGGCTCGTGGAGTCTTCGGTCGTACCACTTAACACCGACGCCATATCCGGGCTCCTGCCGCGCGGCGGGACAATACTCGGCGCTTCGAGGACGAACCCGTATAAGTCCGAAGGGGACAAGCGGAAGGTCCTCGATAATATAGAGAAGCTCGGGATCGACGCGATCGTATGCATAGGGGGGGACGATACCCTCGGGGTCGCCGCGAAGCTCCACAAGGAAGGGGTTAAGGTCGTGGGCGTCCCCAAGACCATCGATAACGACCTCTCGGGCACGGACTTTACCTTCGGTTTCGACACGGCGGTCGCCATAGTCACCTGGGCGCTCGACAGGCTCCACTCCACGACCGAGGCCCACCACAGGGCGATGGTCGTCGAGGTAATGGGCAGGCACACCGGATGGATCGCGGTCTACGGGGGACTGGCCGGAGGGGCGGACATCATACTCATACCGGAAAAACCCTTTGACCTGGATGAGGTATGCGAGGTCGTAAGGAAGAGGAAGGAAGGCGGCAAGAACTTTAGCATCATAGTCGCCGCCGAAGGGGCCCACCCGAAGGAGTCGGGCAGCATGATAACGAAGGACAAGGAGCTCGACGCCTTCGGGCACGTAAAGCTCGGCGGGGTGGGGGAGTTCCTGGCAAAAGAGGTCGAGAAGAGGACCGGGTTCGAGACGCGCCACGTGGTGCTCGGGCACCTCCAGAGGGGGGGCACCCCGACGGCCTACGACAGGATACTCGCCACGCGCTTCGGCGTTAAGGCGGCGGAACTCATAGAAGAGGGGAAGTTCGGCAGGATGGCCGCGCTCCAGGGCAACTCCATCACCGACGTATCACTCGAGGAGGCGGTGGGAAAGACGAAGACCGTCGATATGGAGATATACAAGATAGCCGAAGTGTTCTTCGGGTAAGGGGCCATGCTGGAGATTACGGACGCCAACTACCACTGGGTGCTCGCGGCATTCCTCATCTTTGTCGTCGCGACGAGCATACCCGCCGGCTACCTGAGGGGCCGATACCCGAAGTTCTCAAGGCCCTGGGCGAGGTGCCTGTATATCCCGATAGTAATAAACATCATTATACGGAGGGTAGTCGGGCTTTCCTTCGCCACGGTG
Encoded proteins:
- a CDS encoding 6-phosphofructokinase, which codes for MKVGVLTGGGDCPGLNAVIRAVVKKGTTLGYEFTGIKDGWKGLVESSVVPLNTDAISGLLPRGGTILGASRTNPYKSEGDKRKVLDNIEKLGIDAIVCIGGDDTLGVAAKLHKEGVKVVGVPKTIDNDLSGTDFTFGFDTAVAIVTWALDRLHSTTEAHHRAMVVEVMGRHTGWIAVYGGLAGGADIILIPEKPFDLDEVCEVVRKRKEGGKNFSIIVAAEGAHPKESGSMITKDKELDAFGHVKLGGVGEFLAKEVEKRTGFETRHVVLGHLQRGGTPTAYDRILATRFGVKAAELIEEGKFGRMAALQGNSITDVSLEEAVGKTKTVDMEIYKIAEVFFG